One part of the Rutidosis leptorrhynchoides isolate AG116_Rl617_1_P2 chromosome 1, CSIRO_AGI_Rlap_v1, whole genome shotgun sequence genome encodes these proteins:
- the LOC139854984 gene encoding uncharacterized protein, which translates to MQKYLELTKALTNTFAAFEIKQIPQNRNKKADALSKLASLLYDHFTKKVMVEVMERKSTEEDTLMATVTTEEECWMTPFIRHLTDGTLPEDKLQAHRIRMRAPMYYFKNGILYRKSFTEPYLRCVGPTQAKEIIWEMHEGACSTYSSYRTIVSRIKRVGYFWPHMYRDTYDLIVNCEACQIHAPVNRSPRRNMIPIHATWPFCK; encoded by the coding sequence ATGCAAAAATACCTAGAACTTACGAAAGCACTAACTAACACCTTCGCGGCATTTGAAATAAAACAAATCCCCCAAAATCGTAACAAGAAAGCGGATGCCCTGAGCAAGCTTGCCTCTTTGCTATATGATCACTTTACCAAGAAAGTTATGGTTGAAGTTATGGAAAGAAAGTCAACTGAAGAGGATACCCTCATGGCAACAGTTACAACAGAAGAAGAATGTTGGATGACACCCTTCATAAGACACCTCACTGACGGTACTCTCCCGGAAGACAAATTACAAGCCCACAGGATACGAATGCGGGCACCAATGTATTATTTCAAAAACGGCATCCTGTACAGGAAATCATTCACGGAGCCTTACTTACGATGTGTTGGCCCGACACAGGCCAAAGAAATAATATGGGAAATGCACGAAGGAGCCTGCTCCACATATTCCAGCTACCGAACGATAGTTAGCAGGATCAAGAGAGTGGGTTATTTCTGGCCACACATGTACCGGGATACATATGACCTAATCGTTAACTGCGAGGCATGTCAAATACACGCTCCCGTTAACAGATCCCCTCGTCGAAACATGATTCCAATACACGCTACCTGGCCATTCTGCAAATAG
- the LOC139854998 gene encoding uncharacterized protein: MALSKGTKLITTCQNELENEETSIRSTSDTDVHMIHSWVVGQRRRSGVLDEWKHEPIIFPSFFNINPSSDPVIIRAHISNCQIGRIYTDTVAGAEVMFEHCFLQLPENIRRQKKAATSPLAGFNYTATWPVGSITLEVVLGTLPFQSAADIEFSIVKTDSRYNVILGRNAMQKFGAIASTVHGMLKFPTPAEIATIRTQEMETIECMQIFNGASDIVVHDDGYVSPNPKHPDQRIQIGTTLSTNARDTLCKLLAASIDVFAWEPSDMTGVPRDIAQHRLNVNPNITPVVQKKRAMAFRTK, translated from the coding sequence atggcgctatcTAAAGGTACGAAATTAATCACAACTTGCCAAAACGAGCTAGAAAACGAAGAAACAAGCATACGCAGCACCAGCGACACCGATGTTCATATGATTCATTCATGGGTCGTGGGACAGAGACGGAGATCAGGGGTGTTAGATGAATGGAAACACGAACCCATCATTTTCCCCTCATTCTTTAACATCAACCCATCTTCAGACCCTGTTATCATACGAGCACATATCTCCAATTGCCAGATCGGGCGAATATACACCGACACTGTTGCGGGAGCTGAGGTCATGTTCGAACATTGTTTTCTGCAGCTACCAGAAAACATCAGACGACAAAAGAAGGCAGCAACTTCGCCACTAGCAGGATTCAATTACACTGCAACTTGGCCGGTGGGGTCCATAACCCTGGAGGTGGTTTTGGGAACATTACCCTTTCAAAGTGCAGCAGACATAGAATTCTCTATTGTCAAAACAGACTCACGGTATAACGTCATCTTGGGACGTAATGCCATGCAGAAGTTTGGCGCGATTGCCTCCACAGTCCATGGTATGCTGAAATTCCCGACTCCAGCCGAAATCGCTACAATCCGGACACAAGAAATGGAAACAATTGAATGCATGCAAATATTCAACGGAGCAAGTGATATCGTCGTCCATGACGACGGTTATGTATCCCCAAATCCCAAGCATCCGGACCAACGGATACAGATTGGTACTACTTTGAGCACAAATGCAAGGGATACGCTCTGCAAACTCCTAGCAGCAAGTATTGACGTCTTCGCCTGGGAACCATCGGACATGACGGGTGTCCCACGCGACATAGCCCAACATCGGCTAAACGTAAACCCGAATATCACACCAGTTGTCCAGAAGAAAAGGGCAATGGCGTTTAGAACGAAGTGA
- the LOC139886336 gene encoding phosphatidylinositol 3,4,5-trisphosphate 3-phosphatase and protein-tyrosine-phosphatase PTEN2A-like translates to MDVESAKAAPHVKDLDLEASVPVDSGHNNVAENTSSKFSASSLSTWAKSLKFPQPLGGTQTESSSENTEKSSFSRLTGGLGLRLSPKASQQIDSPEGTSSSPQTGFIGTITKGFVDTSKSAVKAVQVKARHVVSQNKRRYQEGGFDLDMTYITENIIAMGFPAGDMSSGFFGYFEGFYRNHMEEVIKFFETHHKDKYKVYNLCSERLYDASLFEGKVASFPFDDHNCPPIQLIISFCHSAYSWLKEDIENVVVVHCKAGMAKTGLMITSLLLYLKFFPTSEESIDYYNQKRCVDGKGLVLPSQIRYVKYFERVLKHFNGEDQPGRRCMLRGIRLHKCPYWIRPSLTISDHNGVLFSTKKHPRTKDLSPEDFWFAAPKKGIMVFALPGEPGLTELCGDFKIQFHDRQGDFYCWLNTTMIENRTVLTTSDLDGFDKRKLPSPGFVVEVVMVDYENANDVVTTQPKTQTEETTPKPPADATSSTIITNNKDSGNGNSEKDDQVSTGTLSIETQNLSLQNSNTIIKTDTTTVKSAGLDGPKPINIREEKVSEFKAMAADASVFSFGDDEDYESD, encoded by the exons ATGGATGTGGAATCTGCTAAGGCTGCACCTCATGTTAAAGACTTGGATCTAGAAGCTTCTGTTCCCGTTGATAGTGGACACAATAATGTTGCAGAAAATACATCATCAAAGTTCTCTGCCTCGAGCTTAAGCACTTGGGCCAAAAGTTTGAAATTTCCTCAACCTTTGGGAGGCACACAAACTGAGTCTTCATCTGAAAACACCGAAAAATCATCCTTTTCACGTCTGACTGGTGGGCTTGGGTTGCGGTTGTCTCCAAAGGCTTCCCAACAAATTGATAGTCCTGAGGGGACTTCAAGCTCACCACAAACTGGCTTCATCGGGACTATCACCAAAGGTTTTGTTGATACATCTAAAAGTGCAGTGAAGGCTGTGCAAGTGAAGGCTCGCCATGTCGTATCACAAAACAAACGAAGATATCAG GAAGGAGGATTTGATTTGGATATGACATACATCACTGAAAATATAATTGCAATGGGATTCCCTGCTGGTGATATGAGCTCAGGTTTCTTTGGATATTTTGAG GGATTTTATCGTAACCACATGGAGGAAGTAATCAAGTTCTTTGAAACCCATCACAag GACAAGTATAAAGTGTATAATCTATGCTCTGAGAGGCTATATGATGCATCACTATTCGAAGGAAAG GTTGCTAGTTTCCCATTTGATGACCACAATTGTCCTCCCATTCAACTCATCATATCATTCTGCCATAGTGCTTACTCATGGCTAAAAGAGGATATTGAGAATGTTGTGGTTGTTCACTGTAAGGCAGGGATGGCAAAGACAGGCTTAATGATCACAAGTCTGCTTTTGTACCTAAAG TTTTTTCCCACGTCTGAGGAATCTATTGACTATTACAACCAAAAAAGATGTGTTGATGGGAAGGGACTTGTTCTTCCTAGTCAAATT AGGTACGTCAAATATTTTGAACGTGTTTTAAAACACTTCAATGGAGAAGATCAGCCTGGGCGCAG GTGCATGCTTAGAGGAATTCGTCTTCATAAGTGCCCATACTGGATCAGACCATCTCTCACCATCTCAGATCATAATG GAGTTCTTTTTTCTACCAAAAAGCATCCTAGAACAAAGGACCTTTCG CCTGAAGATTTTTGGTTTGCTGCACCTAAAAAGGGTATAATGGTGTTTGCTCTGCCTGGAGAGCCTGGGTTGACAGAGTTATGTGGAGATTTTAAGATTCAGTTTCATGACCGTCAAGGAGACTTCTATTG TTGGCTGAACACAACAATGATCGAGAACAGGACAGTCTTAACCACTAGCGATCTTGACGGCTTTGACAAG AGGAAGCTACCATCTCCAGGATTTGTAGTGGAGGTTGTGATGGTGGACTATGAGAATGCTAATGATGTTGTTACTACTCAACCAAAAACGCAAACTGAAGAGACTACCCCTAAACCACCAGCTGATGCCACCTCATCAACCATCATCACTAATAATAAAGATTCTGGGAATGGGAATAGTGAAAAAGATGACCAAGTCTCAACTGGAACTTTGTCAATTGAAACCCAAAATCTCTCTCTACAAAATTCAAATACCATAATAAAAACTGATACCACCACTGTTAAATCGGCGGGCCTTGATGGACCGAAACCTATTAACATTCGGGAGGAAAAGGTGAGTGAATTTAAGGCAATGGCTGCTGATGCATCAGTATTCTCGTTTGGAGATGATGAAGACTATGAAAGTGACTAA